The sequence AAAAGGCACATTCAGTTAAAATGTCTTAGTTTTAAGTCAAAGCCGTTGCCGGAACTAAGGTTGTTGATCTTGGCACTTCATGTCTGACATTACAAACAGTAATTGGGATATACTTTGAACCATCTAAAAGTTGGAAGAGCCTCTAAACTGAGTGTTTTTATCCCAAGACGTGCCAATGCATTTGGTTGATTGGGTTACTGTTTACTAGACTTCTTCTTGGACAGAGAGGCTTGGGTGGGCAATCTGTGGTTATGTCTGGGACTACATGAACACTTTTATCCAGTCAGGTGACTAACCAGTCCGTGGTGCAGGCCCTGTTTCAAGATGTCGGGGCGGTGCAGCTGGGGCATGTAAAGTGTGGGAGGAGGGGCGCCTCCTAGCTGGTAGCTGGAAAGGGGGTAGCCCTGGCCTGGAATGGGGGAGTGGGCCATGTTCAGTGGGGAAGGACTCTGCTCGTAGTACTGGCCATCACACTCTTCGTCTAGTGGCACAGCCAGGCGCTTTCCTTTCTGTCTTCGGTTGCAGAACCACACACGTACGACCTGACAGGAAACAAGTGTCTTTTAAAAATGTGACTCAgctttataaaaataaataaataaataaacacgcttctataaaaacaaaaaaaggcaaTTGGCATAACTTTCACAGCTGTACTTACATCTCTCTCCAGACCCAGGTCGTCTGAGATGTGAGTGATCTCCTGGGTGTTTGGCTTCGGACACTTAACAAAGTAGGTCTCAAGAGCAGAGCGCACTGCTCCCTCCAGACtggtcctcctcttcctctttctgGTGTCAACAAATACTCGCTCAATCTTGTACATCTGAAGAATCAAAGCATGCTAGTAAGGGTTGATGCAGTAATGAATACAACCAAATTAAGCTTTGTAAGCTCCATGTTCTCAAAAGATGGCTCCCCCACTTGGTGCACATCATAGAGGTTTTATGGCCACTAGGTGGCATTTTACATTTCACAAGAGTAGAGGGCCTTGATTCAGGTTAACTCAGCAGGAAGTTAGCAAGGCCTGAATAGACCAAGGATCCCATGAAGCTTAGTGATCTTCTGTTGTCTTGTAAACTAGTCGGCAGATGTCAAAGTATAGCACTTACATCCTGGGGATTGTCTGAGGTCTCTGCCTCATTCAGCCATCTCTGAAGAAGGGGTTTCAGCTTGCACATGTTCTTGAAGCTCAGCTGCAGAGCCTCAAAGCGGCAAATGGTCGTCTGGCTGAACATCTTACCTACATGTACAAAAAATAACATTAGAGCACAAGTTGAAAAAAGGATCATGGCCCAAAAGTTGAAAGACGAAACTTGACAAAATGGAGATTCAACTATGCAAAAGTCTCAATCCTTCTCAGGATAGTATACACAAACTTGTATACACAGCATTGACCAAACTCTTTTTAGTGATTTATATATACAGAATATAATAAGTGTGAATCTCCATAACACTCAAATGCAGACAGTGGGCCCAACTAGGCTGACATAGACTTTGTTCTTGGATTGACCATAATGACACAAAATTAAGACCATATCTCGGATTTGCACTTCCTGGTGCTGACCATTATATGTAGGATATGACAATAAATAATTATAAACTTTAAACGGTGGTTAATTATCTCTTTATGGTTGCCATACTTACCATAAAGGTTTCCTAGGGCAAGACCGACATCAGCTTGGGTAAAACCCAATGTTATGCGCTTGTGTTTCAGCTCCTTTGCAAACTGCTCTAGTTCTTCTGTTGAAAGATTCTCCTGAAGAAAACAATAGATTACATTAATACCCAATGTGATCCACAAGTAAACTGTATTTATAAAATAGATTCAGTCCATATTCAGTTAATGCTTTTACCTCCTCAGAGTCGCTGCATCCACCGCTGGAGGACCCACTGCTCCTAGTTGAAGAGGCCGGGTTCTGCGTCTGCGGCCCGGCGGAGGCCTGGGTTGTGTTCACGCTGAAAAACGAGTTTTCCGGAAGCCCGTTGCTTGGGGGTGAGGGGGACATGGAGGGTGAAGATGCCGAGGATGTCGAGGGATTTTGATTATTGCTGGCGGGCGGTGTGATGTGGTTGATGCCGGGCCAGAAGGAGGGGTTCCAGGCCGGGTAGAAAACTCCATGGGACATGGCAGCAGAGGCTGCTGATTGGTACTGCTGAATCTTAACCTCCGTGGAGTAATCATCGCTGTCCTTCTCAATCTTTATTGCGGGGAGTTTAATCTGCTCCCGTGTCTCGGCTATGGGGGGACTCAGGTTTAAAGGCTGGGTAGCTGCTGTTGCCCCGGGTACCTGGCCGGTGTACTCGGGAGCAGCGAAGGGAAACCAATGCTTGGTTTGCCCAAAATCTCCGGCCTGCAGGTCGGATCCCCTGTAGTCCCCATTGACGGATGGGAAAGGGAAAAAGGTCTGCGCAGAAGCCGATGTGAAGCCACTGTAGGCGGACTTGTTGTAGAGGAGACTCGGGTCTGTCAGGACACCGTGGGGAAGCTGGAACGGCCCACCGCTGCCCAAACCTTCATGACCCAGCAGCTGGCCGCAATGGTTGGCCCGGCTGAAGTCATACGGACGGATTTGGCTTTCCGGACTATGCGATCTTTCAGACATCTTCCAAACAGCGTAAAAAGTATATAAAAGCGAACGTCCAAAATTAAAACTTGGAATAAGTCAGTGGCGACTGATTATAAACCACCCGCTTCACGTATACGCACACACCAATGAAGGATGGTGTAGGAAAAGCACTCCAGGGGGGAAAAACCGGCGAAAAGTCCGTTTCTGGTGATATTGTCCGAAAAGTGTAGGTCTGGGCAGTTGAAGTTTTGGTGCTACATAACCACCAATACGCCTACGGCCTACTCCACCAAGTTGTTTTAACACTACTGCACTTAACTCACCTTCAAGCTCAAATGCCCCTCTCCTTCCCCTGCTCCACAGGTTTTCCTAATCACAGCTGCGGGTGTTGGGGGATCACCTCATCTCTTCGCCCATTGGCTGGCGTAGACAATTGGCCATAGCTGATGGTGAATTTGTGAATGACCTTGATTCACCCTAAAGTAGTGGGcgtgttttcaaataaacatccAGCCCTTTGGGCTGCAGATTTACAATGTTTTTCTGTTTCTTAGCAAATGTAAAACTCATTACGTGCAATTTAAAACCATTACATAAACAAATATTAATAATTCAACAGTTTTAGTCAGAATATTAACATTGCTAAGGCACGGGTCAGTGTTCCTTTAAATACATATTGTAACACTATCATTTGCTCACCTCATACATGAATTATAAAGCTCAGTTTGTTTAACTTATTCCCCTTTAAGGAGATGGCTTTGATATTAAAATCCCTGTCATTCAGACCTGCATTTATTTTAATCACTAACATCTAAACCAAATGAAATGAACTGACATTGAAATCCTGAATAATTGAGACAAAAGAAAGGCACTTAATGAATCTGGCAACATAAAGTTgttaaacaaacaataacaagtgCCAGGCTATTTATTCTGTTAAGAACATTGTATCAGCtcatacacaaataaataaactggAGGAAAAACAATGTATGATAATGCACTGGAAATGACTTCAACGTTCTTTAATAGAAATAACGAGATAAGCAGGGTGACATGTACACCCATGAAAGTGTTGTTGTGAAGCTTGATTTCGGAGAAGTTGGTCAGAAGAACATGATGGCATGATGACGACTCAATCTTTTAACCAGCTGAGTTGCTGGGTGTGTTACATCTTCTTACTTTGTTGATGCTACTGGAAACAGGAATAACACTATTTTTTACATTAGATAGGCctaaagcagatttatttttgcacttttaaaaaaggaaaacacGATTTCTGTCTGATGAATATTTATTTTAAGTTAGAGTCCAACGTGGATGATACTGTGACATTGTGGCTACTCTTTATTGCTATTCTTTCCATTGCCAAACTATAAATGGTGGAATACTAGTGACTGAATCGTAAAACCACCGACAGCATTCAGGTGAACTTCTCCCATTAACCCTTGATCGATGGTCGTTCAGAGAGCCTGTATGGCGGAGCACTGCTACAGATGCGCACCCCCAGCGCGAGTCGTTGGCCGCAGATTGCGGCAGGAAGACACACTgcggggagggagagggggggccaTTGTACGAGCTGGCCCCGGGGCACCCTGTGGATTTCAGATCCCGAGTTGCGATGGTCGACCATTAGCTCCTTTTCAGATTCGAACAATAAGTCTCAACCCTTTGATTCCGCCCAACACCCATCACCTCCCCCGCCTGTCTTCTGAAACAAACACCAGGCTGAAGTATCGCCCTGGTCTGCAGGTCCGGGGTTCACTGTGGTGGGCCAATACTATGGCACCCAGTCTGATATATAGCCTAAAGGTCCAAAACTGCTAGGAGGCAGGTGCAATAACCAATCTGTGTTTGAATATCTCTTACTCCTTTTGAGATGAAAAGCCATCATATTCATAATGGAAGCATGTCGATAGAAAATGTGCTCAATGTTTTTGCCTTGAGGCCCCTTAAAAATAAGTGATACCTCACTCGTAGACAGTTTAATTAAAACAATGATGTTAGTATTGCTGATTGGGCTGTTTAATTGTTTATCAAAGGTAGTTTAGAGAAACTATTTCACAGGAAGATGAGGAACAGACAAGTAAAAAATCATTAGTTAAGAGATACAAGTGTTTGTATTAATAGTGTAAGGTAAGACTAGGAAAAGAAAGCCTTTTCAAAGGGAATAAACGTCAGCTCAAAAACAAGAGTGAGTCAATTGAAATCAGCAAAAGCTCTGATAAAAGAAACTTTAAAGAATGGATTTAGAGAATACAGAATATAATCAATGTCTTTTTTTCTGACACTACCAAGAGATtagctctctctcttctccttaGATATAAAGTGTTGTAGGCCCGGGATCGGGGAGCTGTAAGAGCCTGGTCAATAGCTTAAAAGACATCAAACTCCAACGATACAAGCATTGTCCTGGGCCATGGACTTGGGAGTATAATTGTCATGCAAAAGACAGACAGCAAGAGAGATAGTAGACTTCAGGCAATGCTTCAGAGAGAAAGGGACAGCAGCACAGAGCTCTCAGGGTGTCCaaaggagggaggggaggggggtctCAGTGTTGAATAGCTCAGTACAGTGAGGAGATGTGTGAGGGGAGTATCTGGGGATTGGGTTGAAAACCCCCCAGATGTCTCAGATCTTGCCTTTAGTTCTTTTAAGTGGCCTCTTCAAGACACCTCGAGAGATGTGTTTGCGGTGCAGGTCTCGTCACAGAGGCAGAGAGAAAGTTACACATAAAAGAAGGCCTGTTGATGCAGCAGTAGAAGCACCCGTGTGAATATGTTGGACACCTAGTCACACCAGTAGATACAAACATATCTTGAGTGATGAAAAAAGTATCATATTATAGCCTATATATATTGCTCATTTAAATGAGTGTTCCTCTTCATTTTAACGTCTTCGAAACATCACTGCAGGCAGCGTTCAAAGAAAAGGCCTCTATGGGCGTGTGTGTGATATTTGACTCAGAGGTGCTGCTGCTCTTTAATGAACGACCGCTCATGCTAAAATAAGCGTGTTGAATGTGAGATCTGAACTGTGGTCCACTTTTTCTAAAGATCTTGCTGTAGCCGGGACATTTCGTATTTGTATGACACAAACCCTGATCTTCATTCAGGATGTACTTCTCATTTTTGCCCCGTTGTCGATGTGTGTTTCATTCAGCATTTTGCCAATAAAAATACTGTCTTCTTCTGGAAAAGACAAGTTTTTTTAATAACACAAATCTACATCCAGATTGTTGGCTCTATTGTAACTGTTGCATTAagatacatttgtgcagcaCAAACGTCTCCCACAAACAAGTCTGATGGCTTTTTGATTTTCTTCCCAAACGGCCCTGCCTTTGATACCGACATTCACAGACCTTACACCCACCCAGGTTTTTATCCGAGGGCCAATGGCTGCCTTCCTTCCACTGTCCTCGGCACAAAGGTATTTTAATGGCCCATTGGCATGTGGCTCAATAGAGACAGGAGACTGACCCATCCCCTCCCCGATTCACGGACATGCAACCACAAACACAAAAGCTACATGGAGGTCACTTTCTGGGTGTAGTCGTTTGTGTCCTGAAAGTAAAACAAGGTTAAACAGGATAACCTAAAATAGAGATAGTAAGTCAGAGACAGTCTGAGGCAGAGGTGACACCAACTGTGTCTCCATGTGGTGAAAGGTGTAAGTGGCAGCAGAGTTTATAAGAACAGGAAATGCTAATCCAGTGCATTGTGACTATATGATTCAGCGAGACTAAATATATATCTTTATGTCTCTTACTTCCCTAATTCTGACaagaaaaggaagaggggggggggggggggggggggggacagactTGCTCAATAAAGTGGAATTGATAATATTTCTAGTTAAATTGcaaaaaatgttttgaaaaTTGCTCAAAGAGGAGACCTCTCTCTTTTAACcctatgacttttttttttaccgtcTTTATTTTCCACATTGGAGAAATCATCCCACACTGTCTGAGGGCATCCCAGCAGGAATTTATAATAAAGTTTTTGTTGATTTTCCTTAAAGACAAAAACAGATTCTATTATTTATCTTGGTTTCAATAATTGGTTAGGCTTTAATGTGCCACCTGCACAGACTGAGACTGAaacaatattattttattacggCCATTAGTCTAGGAAAGAACAGCAGGGGACTAAATCTAATCTATTTTAATAGCTAGAGTTTGTCCAAAATGTGTAACTTTGTTGCATCTCTCCCTAATTTCCTGTCATTTAGCCACTAGCATCAATAAAgcaattacatttaaaatg comes from Pseudochaenichthys georgianus chromosome 12, fPseGeo1.2, whole genome shotgun sequence and encodes:
- the pou5f3 gene encoding POU domain, class 5, transcription factor 1; this encodes MSERSHSPESQIRPYDFSRANHCGQLLGHEGLGSGGPFQLPHGVLTDPSLLYNKSAYSGFTSASAQTFFPFPSVNGDYRGSDLQAGDFGQTKHWFPFAAPEYTGQVPGATAATQPLNLSPPIAETREQIKLPAIKIEKDSDDYSTEVKIQQYQSAASAAMSHGVFYPAWNPSFWPGINHITPPASNNQNPSTSSASSPSMSPSPPSNGLPENSFFSVNTTQASAGPQTQNPASSTRSSGSSSGGCSDSEEENLSTEELEQFAKELKHKRITLGFTQADVGLALGNLYGKMFSQTTICRFEALQLSFKNMCKLKPLLQRWLNEAETSDNPQDMYKIERVFVDTRKRKRRTSLEGAVRSALETYFVKCPKPNTQEITHISDDLGLERDVVRVWFCNRRQKGKRLAVPLDEECDGQYYEQSPSPLNMAHSPIPGQGYPLSSYQLGGAPPPTLYMPQLHRPDILKQGLHHGLVSHLTG